The following coding sequences lie in one Macrobrachium nipponense isolate FS-2020 chromosome 45, ASM1510439v2, whole genome shotgun sequence genomic window:
- the LOC135214045 gene encoding nephrin-like: MLMNAQPDWALLWLRLASSSRGTEKGRRWKCVVKDGRPAPSVAWYRNGVLLDQELHTERLENSPNGRSWSVVSHLFITPEAEDDGQQFSCRAMHPSLTNSPTPLVASIALSVLHPPKPPVISGYFPGGILRAGDLVTLACQSPGGNPTPELTWYKNGHLLKPQNFTSGDDEGKHEEGKLSLVIKVRPEDDKAVYECQAVNEMAEEPVSANVTFTVHYSPKRVTVKGPSVVAAG; encoded by the exons ATGTTAATGAATGCCCAGCCTGATTGGGCATTGCTT tggCTCCGTCTAGCATCATCGTCAAGGGGGACAGAGAAGGGAAGACGGTGGAAGTGCGTCGTCAAGGACGGTCGGCCAGCCCCTTCTGTCGCCTGGTACAGGAACGGAGTCTTGCTCGATCAAG AGCTGCACACGGAGAGGCTCGAGAACTCACCCAACGGGCGCAGCTGGAGCGTCGTCAGTCACCTGTTCATCACGCCTGAAGCCGAGGACGACGGCCAGCAGTTCTCGTGCAGGGCGATGCATCCCTCCCTCACCAACTCCCCGACGCCTTTGGTCGCCTCCATCGCCCTTTCTGTCCTGC aCCCGCCAAAACCCCCGGTCATCAGCGGATACTTCCCCGGAGGTATCCTTAGAGCTGGGGACCTCGTCACACTCGCCTGCCAGTCTCCCGGGGGCAATCCTACTCCGGAACTCACCTGGTACAAAAACGGCCACCTCCTGAAGCCTCAGAATTTCACCTCGGGAGACGATGAGGGAAAACACGAGGAAGGGAAACTCAGTCTGGTCATCAAGGTGAGACCAGAAGACGACAAGGCTGTTTACGAGTGTCAGGCTGTCAACGAAATGGCCGAGGAGCCTGTGAGTGCCAACGTTACCTTCACTGTCCATT ACAGTCCAAAACGGGTCACGGTCAAAGGTCCCTCCGTCGTAGCTGCAGGATAG